One genomic segment of Protaetiibacter intestinalis includes these proteins:
- a CDS encoding SpaH/EbpB family LPXTG-anchored major pilin: MTITTRHSRTRRAFAAAGALALGLIGVAGVAGSASADTVGDVGNIDVTQDGHGSLVITKYERSSSNGSTAGNGTPVTVSGDTINGVTFSIQEVVTSPGNASLDLTTNAGWTQAQAIKSAWSASAPTTLPSGYALTTAVTQTTAGAGVATFANLGFGLYLVRETTPLAEGIIDPALPFLVTIPFPTGTLAGNSAEWLYDVHVYPKNGVTELTKDVIGADVDDAFYTQAGHVSWTIASDVPLLPNTQNLTQFRLVDTIDTAELAFVATSATLPTDVSGYAVRAYAAGSTTPLAGLTTAMYTIDEAASATGTLELRFTNAGLTYLQDNAQGGHVEFDVPTTVVTPGTETLENDVTSYVNSSVLHADAEQPFGELLVFKYAETTGATPTETPLTGATFQLYADGNGNGYADTGELVTIGGQTSWTVTSVDGTLHIAGIKPGAYMLVESSAPAGYVTPTGSTLGSAENPHDVTVVAGAADAGTGVNYQDVENYQVDPWMLPFTGGNGVLTFSLTGAGLMALALGFAFVAFRRRKRAEQH, translated from the coding sequence ATGACCATCACCACCCGTCACAGCCGCACCCGGCGCGCGTTCGCCGCCGCCGGCGCACTCGCCCTCGGCCTCATCGGCGTCGCCGGTGTCGCCGGCTCCGCATCCGCCGACACCGTGGGCGACGTCGGCAACATCGACGTCACCCAGGACGGCCACGGCTCGCTCGTCATCACCAAGTACGAGCGTTCGAGCTCCAACGGCAGCACGGCCGGCAACGGAACGCCCGTGACCGTGTCGGGCGACACCATCAACGGCGTGACCTTCTCGATCCAGGAGGTCGTGACGTCGCCGGGCAACGCCTCGCTCGACCTCACCACGAACGCCGGATGGACGCAGGCGCAGGCGATCAAGAGCGCATGGTCCGCAAGCGCGCCCACCACGCTTCCCTCGGGCTACGCCCTGACCACCGCCGTCACCCAGACGACGGCCGGCGCCGGTGTCGCCACCTTCGCCAACCTCGGCTTCGGCCTCTACCTCGTGCGGGAGACCACCCCGCTCGCCGAGGGCATCATCGACCCGGCGCTGCCGTTCCTGGTCACGATCCCGTTCCCGACCGGCACCCTCGCCGGCAACAGCGCCGAGTGGCTCTACGACGTGCACGTGTATCCGAAGAACGGTGTGACGGAGCTCACCAAGGACGTCATCGGCGCCGACGTCGACGACGCGTTCTACACCCAGGCCGGCCACGTGAGCTGGACGATCGCCAGCGATGTTCCGCTCCTGCCGAACACGCAGAACCTGACCCAGTTCCGACTCGTCGACACCATCGACACGGCCGAGCTCGCCTTCGTCGCCACGTCGGCGACCCTGCCGACGGATGTCTCCGGCTACGCGGTCCGCGCCTACGCGGCCGGCAGCACGACGCCGCTCGCCGGGCTCACCACCGCGATGTACACGATCGACGAGGCTGCGTCCGCGACCGGCACGCTCGAACTGCGGTTCACCAACGCGGGCCTCACGTACCTGCAGGACAACGCCCAGGGCGGCCACGTCGAGTTCGACGTGCCGACCACGGTCGTGACCCCCGGCACCGAGACCCTCGAGAACGACGTCACCTCGTACGTGAACTCGTCCGTGCTGCACGCCGACGCCGAGCAGCCGTTCGGCGAGCTCCTCGTCTTCAAGTACGCCGAGACGACAGGAGCGACCCCGACCGAGACGCCGCTCACCGGCGCGACCTTCCAGCTCTACGCCGACGGCAACGGCAACGGCTACGCCGACACGGGCGAGCTCGTCACGATCGGGGGTCAGACCTCCTGGACGGTGACGAGCGTCGACGGCACGCTGCACATCGCGGGCATCAAGCCGGGCGCCTACATGCTCGTCGAGTCGTCGGCTCCGGCGGGCTACGTCACGCCGACCGGTTCGACCCTCGGCAGCGCGGAGAACCCGCACGACGTCACGGTCGTCGCGGGTGCGGCCGACGCGGGCACCGGCGTCAACTACCAGGACGTCGAGAACTACCAGGTCGACCCGTGGATGCTGCCCTTCACCGGTGGCAACGGCGTGCTGACCTTCAGCCTCACGGGTGCCGGCCTCATGGCGCTCGCCCTCGGATTCGCGTTCGTCGCGTTCCGCCGCCGCAAGCGGGCCGAGCAGCACTGA
- a CDS encoding right-handed parallel beta-helix repeat-containing protein yields MSRRPPAALMAVVLAAATLNGCAAPTLRDEVAVPADAATLAEAMELVAPGGVITIAAGRYEEQLVVDKTDVTIRGEDRNATIIDGGGIRPYGIVGIADGVRIENLTVTGATFYGVLISGVHDGDQPAEPGGDSYTGWDPEKFPPLQRFLVDHVTASNNGLYGIYAFDSQHGVIRDSYASGSADSGFYVGQCEQCDILVTGNVAERNAVGFENANASDSVVVVGNRFSGNRVGMTLLSSYQEAFTPQRGNTVVGNLITDNTEADSPSQADGGFATGVGISGGQRNLIERNRITGNPRAAVILTNTEDIPASGNRFAGNIVDGTVAIANLSADRTPATGNCWVDAPASAPAELASALAAGCAGTGDAQPATAELAGPAVPKGVSFLRVAAPRDQPQLERPVSREPLPDAIELPDVSALEVPDVALFAELSGSR; encoded by the coding sequence GTGTCCCGACGCCCGCCCGCAGCCCTCATGGCGGTCGTGCTCGCGGCGGCGACGCTCAACGGATGCGCCGCGCCGACGCTGCGGGACGAGGTCGCGGTGCCCGCCGACGCCGCGACTCTCGCGGAGGCGATGGAGCTCGTCGCACCGGGCGGCGTCATCACGATCGCGGCGGGCCGGTACGAGGAGCAGCTCGTCGTCGACAAGACGGACGTCACCATCCGCGGCGAGGACCGCAACGCCACGATCATCGACGGCGGCGGCATCCGCCCCTACGGGATCGTGGGGATCGCCGACGGGGTGCGCATCGAGAACCTGACCGTCACCGGCGCGACCTTCTACGGCGTGCTGATCTCCGGCGTGCACGACGGCGATCAGCCCGCGGAGCCCGGCGGCGACAGCTACACGGGCTGGGACCCCGAGAAGTTCCCCCCGCTGCAGCGCTTCCTCGTCGATCACGTGACTGCCTCCAACAACGGTCTCTACGGGATCTACGCGTTCGATTCGCAGCACGGCGTCATCCGCGATTCCTACGCGTCGGGCTCGGCCGACAGCGGCTTCTACGTGGGCCAGTGCGAGCAGTGCGACATCCTCGTGACGGGCAACGTGGCCGAGCGCAATGCAGTGGGCTTCGAGAACGCGAACGCGAGCGATTCGGTCGTCGTGGTGGGAAACCGCTTCTCCGGCAATCGGGTGGGGATGACCCTGCTGTCGAGCTACCAGGAGGCGTTCACCCCGCAGCGCGGCAACACCGTCGTCGGCAACCTCATCACCGACAACACGGAGGCCGACTCCCCGTCGCAGGCGGACGGGGGCTTCGCGACGGGAGTCGGGATCTCCGGCGGCCAGCGCAACCTGATCGAGCGCAATCGCATCACGGGCAACCCGCGGGCGGCCGTCATCCTCACCAATACGGAGGACATCCCGGCGAGCGGCAACCGCTTCGCCGGCAACATCGTCGACGGCACGGTCGCGATCGCGAACCTCTCCGCCGATCGCACCCCCGCGACCGGCAACTGCTGGGTGGACGCGCCCGCGAGCGCGCCTGCGGAGCTCGCCTCCGCGCTCGCGGCCGGCTGCGCCGGGACCGGCGACGCGCAGCCTGCGACGGCGGAGCTCGCCGGCCCCGCGGTGCCGAAGGGCGTGAGCTTCCTGCGGGTGGCCGCGCCCCGCGACCAGCCGCAGCTCGAACGACCCGTCTCCCGCGAACCGCTGCCCGACGCGATCGAGTTGCCGGACGTGTCGGCGCTCGAGGTGCCGGACGTCGCGCTGTTCGCCGAGCTGTCGGGTTCGCGATGA
- a CDS encoding Dyp-type peroxidase: MSDETEPTELSRRALIVGAGATAAAVGGAIGFRAVAGEQTPATGVPALGAQQAGVTRPAMPQQHCLVVVADLDTTALRTTLGALGTQIALMTDPSRGLADLTPDGPGDLTVTVGIGPGALGASGHSELATLLELPEFAGDAALPADRRGGELLLGVNASDPTILEPVASWLMEQVGGARMRWSEFGYRGTPVEGVGRNPFGYFDGIIVPRSEQELRDDVMIAEGPLAGGTICVMRRFRLDVEGFRRLSPAERDATVGREQATGAPLSGGARDDQVDLDAKTPDGALLVPARAHARAAHPSFTGSALMLRRSYSYRASDDDHGHLFISYQNDVQTFARTQLRLDETDALMAFATPTATAAFAILPGMRDGSDLGASLF, translated from the coding sequence GTGAGCGACGAGACCGAGCCGACCGAGCTGTCACGGCGAGCCCTCATCGTCGGCGCCGGCGCGACCGCCGCCGCCGTCGGCGGCGCGATCGGGTTCCGAGCCGTCGCGGGCGAGCAGACGCCCGCGACGGGCGTCCCGGCCCTCGGTGCCCAGCAGGCGGGCGTGACGCGCCCCGCAATGCCGCAGCAGCACTGCCTCGTCGTGGTCGCCGATCTCGACACGACCGCGCTGCGCACGACGCTCGGCGCGCTCGGTACGCAGATCGCGCTCATGACCGACCCGTCGCGCGGGCTCGCGGACCTCACCCCCGACGGCCCGGGCGACCTGACGGTCACGGTCGGCATCGGGCCCGGTGCACTCGGGGCGTCCGGTCACTCCGAACTCGCCACGCTCCTCGAGCTCCCCGAGTTCGCGGGAGATGCGGCACTCCCCGCGGACCGCCGCGGCGGCGAGCTCCTGCTCGGTGTGAACGCCTCCGACCCGACGATCCTCGAGCCCGTCGCCTCCTGGTTGATGGAGCAGGTGGGAGGAGCGCGGATGCGCTGGTCCGAGTTCGGCTATCGCGGCACTCCGGTCGAGGGCGTCGGACGCAACCCCTTCGGGTACTTCGACGGCATCATCGTGCCGCGAAGCGAGCAGGAGCTCCGCGACGACGTCATGATCGCCGAGGGTCCGCTCGCCGGCGGCACCATCTGCGTCATGCGCCGGTTCCGGCTCGACGTCGAGGGGTTCCGGCGACTCTCGCCCGCCGAACGCGACGCGACGGTCGGCCGCGAGCAGGCAACCGGGGCTCCCCTGTCGGGCGGCGCACGCGACGACCAGGTCGACCTCGACGCGAAGACGCCCGACGGCGCCCTGCTCGTGCCGGCGCGCGCACACGCCCGGGCCGCCCATCCCTCGTTCACCGGCAGCGCGCTCATGCTGCGACGCAGTTACAGCTACCGCGCATCCGACGACGACCACGGGCATCTGTTCATCTCGTATCAGAATGACGTACAGACCTTCGCACGCACCCAACTACGGCTCGACGAGACCGACGCGCTGATGGCGTTCGCGACTCCGACTGCGACGGCGGCGTTCGCGATCCTTCCGGGGATGCGCGACGGATCGGACCTGGGCGCGTCGCTGTTCTGA